The Thermotoga neapolitana DSM 4359 sequence AAGAAAAGAGTAAGAAACAAACGTTTCCTTTCATCAAAAGAAAACAATCGCCTGAAAGGGACTATTTTCAAAGAAGATCATTGTTATTCACGAATACTTCGTTTTCCTCGAAGACTTTCAACCCGTTTTTTTCCAGCAGAAAGGCTGTGACACCTTTTCCTGGAACAAGCCTTCCAGAAAAAGATCCATCGTAGACAAAGTTTTTCCCGCAGGAGGGACTCTTTGATTTCAAAATGGCAAGATCCACGTTTAAAAGGCGGGCGATCTGGAGGGTGATCTCCGCTCCCCTGAGGAAATTTTCCGTCCTGTCGTTTCCGAGTTCGTCAACAACACGCTCATTTCCAGTCCAGCCGTGTCCTCCGAGGATCTCACATCGAGGACGTGGCGTGGGAAGGCCACCCAGTTGCTCCGGGCACACGGGAATGATGATGTGTTTTTCCAGAAGTTTCAGAACTTTCTTGTTTTCCTTAGAACGGGCGTCGTATCGGGTAGGAAGACCGAGAAGACATGCACTGACCAGTATCTTCATTCTCCACCTACACCTATGAGTTCTTTCTTCAGCACCCAGATCCTGCTTGGCAGATAGTTCATGGGATTTGTGGCTTTTTGATTCACCCTGACTTCAAAGTGAAGATGTGGTCCAGTACTCAAACCCGTGTTTCCAACCCGTCCTATGATCTGACCCTTCTTCACAAACTGGCCTTCATAAACATCTATCTGAGAAAGATGTCCGTACACGTGCTCGTACGAGGAAGACTTTATCTTTATCATGAGACCGTATCCACTGTTTTCTCCGGCAAATTCAACTATTCCGCTCTCTGCAGCAAAGATGGGTGTTCCCTCCGGTGCCGCTATGTCAATTCCCGAGTGAAATGAGTACTTTCCAGTGATGGGATGTATCCTCCAGCCAAATCCAGAGGAAATGGTACCGTAGACGGGCCATATGAAAAACTTTTCATCGTTGAATGCCGTTCCTATGATACTCTCGGGTATGAAAAGTTTCTGCCCTGTGTAGATGATGTCTGATTCTAAATTATTTGCTTTTTTTATCAAAGAGGCCACGGTGAAAAACCTCTTTGCAATCAAGTCTAGAGTGTCTCCCTTCTTCACTGTATACAGATAACCGGGAGGCTGGGGTATAACGATCTCCTGTCCCACTCTGAGACTTGCAGGAGTGACCCCAGGGTTCCAATCAAGGATGAGAGAGGGTGAAACACCGAAATTTAAAGAGATACTGTACAGTGTATCGTTTTTCTGAACTCTATAGTGCACTAAAAAATAAGACGAAAACCCACAGGCAGCAAGCGTTAAAGCAAGAAGAAAAAGAATGACTCTCCTTTTCATTCTCCCCATCCTTTCACACGAGTTCTATCAATTTTTCCGGGATCTTGTACGCTGGAAGGACGTAATCTGCGTATCCCTCCTCTATCACCGACTTTGGCATCCCAAAAACAACACACGTTTCTTTATCTTCCGCTATCACCTTTCCACCGTAGAATTTGACTTTGAAGGCACCCTTGGTTCCATCTTTTCCCATCCCCGTGAGAATGACCGCTATTGTTTTGGATTTGTAGATCTCCGCTGCCTTGTCGAGGGTGAAGTCCACTGACGGTCTCACGTTGTTTATTTTATCAGACCTGTCTAGGTAAAAAGAAACCCTGCCGTTTTGAACTTTCAATCCAAGATGGTAATCTCCAGGAGCAATGTAGACGTAGCCTGGCTTTGGTTCTTCGCCCTCTTCTGCTTCCTTCACAGAAAGTTCTGAAGAACTGTCGAGTCTCATTGCAAGCGATTTTGTAAAACCAGGTGGCATGTGCTGTACAACAACGATCGGAGCAGGAAAGTTCTTTGGGAGGTTAGGAATGATCATGTCCAGTGATCTGGGTCCCCCCGTTGAAGAGCCAATGACAACAATCTTTCCACTCACGGTAGGTTTGTTTATGGTGAGGCGTGAAACCTTCGGCCTGAAAAGAAGCGTTCGTGGATCCACATTCATGGCCTGTCTGA is a genomic window containing:
- a CDS encoding DUF523 domain-containing protein; amino-acid sequence: MKILVSACLLGLPTRYDARSKENKKVLKLLEKHIIIPVCPEQLGGLPTPRPRCEILGGHGWTGNERVVDELGNDRTENFLRGAEITLQIARLLNVDLAILKSKSPSCGKNFVYDGSFSGRLVPGKGVTAFLLEKNGLKVFEENEVFVNNNDLL
- a CDS encoding peptidoglycan DD-metalloendopeptidase family protein, translating into MGRMKRRVILFLLALTLAACGFSSYFLVHYRVQKNDTLYSISLNFGVSPSLILDWNPGVTPASLRVGQEIVIPQPPGYLYTVKKGDTLDLIAKRFFTVASLIKKANNLESDIIYTGQKLFIPESIIGTAFNDEKFFIWPVYGTISSGFGWRIHPITGKYSFHSGIDIAAPEGTPIFAAESGIVEFAGENSGYGLMIKIKSSSYEHVYGHLSQIDVYEGQFVKKGQIIGRVGNTGLSTGPHLHFEVRVNQKATNPMNYLPSRIWVLKKELIGVGGE
- a CDS encoding protein-glutamate methylesterase/protein-glutamine glutaminase, with protein sequence MSEKTIRVLVVDDSAFMRMVLKDIIDSQPDMKVVGFAKDGLEAVEKAIELKPDVITMDVEMPNLNGIEALKLIMRKAPTRVIMVSSLTEEGAAITIEALRNGAVDFITKPHGSVSMTFRQVAPELLEKIRQAMNVDPRTLLFRPKVSRLTINKPTVSGKIVVIGSSTGGPRSLDMIIPNLPKNFPAPIVVVQHMPPGFTKSLAMRLDSSSELSVKEAEEGEEPKPGYVYIAPGDYHLGLKVQNGRVSFYLDRSDKINNVRPSVDFTLDKAAEIYKSKTIAVILTGMGKDGTKGAFKVKFYGGKVIAEDKETCVVFGMPKSVIEEGYADYVLPAYKIPEKLIELV